The sequence taaaaataagtggtGTGTGaaagtggttcagtcatgtccaactttttgcgaccccatgaactatacagtccatggagttctctaggccagaatactggagtgggtagcctttcccttctccagaggatcttcccaaccccagaattgaacccaggtctcccacattgcaggtggattctttatcagaagaagacaaataaaatttaaaagtgttttgCTGGTGATGTGGGTGAACTAGTCTCCTCACTATCTGGTCCATTTGATGATTTCTACAGGAGCAGTTTCTTCAGGAGAGGATCAAGGTGAATGGAAAAGCTGGCAACCTGGGCGGCGGTGTTGTAACAATTGAAAGAAGCAAGAGCAAGATTACTGTAACTTCCGAGGTGCCCTTTTCCAAAAGGTATGGGAAGGGGAGGCATTACTTGTCCGTGTCCTCAGCTAAGGttcccacccaccctggccaggaaGGTTGCTCTCTGCAAAGTCATTTGCTTTGTGGTTGCCTCTGTTAACTTCTGGAGCAGTGTCCAGCGTGAGGGGCGGTGAATGAACGAATGTTACTATGGTAGTTAAAAGTATTCAGCTCTTGGTAGCTTTCTGCAGTTTTGTTTTCCACAGCCTAAAGCAGTGGTCCctagcctttttggcaccagggaccagttttctggaagacagtttttccatggctGGGGGAATGGTTCTGGCAGTAATACAAGCCATGGGGAACTTCGCTGTCTGGCCCGCTGCTCACATCGTGCTCTGTGGCCCATTTCCTATCAGGCTTTGGACCAGACAAGTCTCACGGCCTGGGGTTTGGGGACCTTTGGGCTAAAGGATTTCCAGCAGTAAAGATGCTCAGACTTGCTTAGATTGTATTCTTAAAAGTGAGCCTGCCTTTGCCTCTAGATCACTTTGaagagctttcatttttattctgtttttttttttttcccttttgtttagttgctaagtcgtatcccactcttttcaaccctgtggactgcagcaacACTAGgctttttttcctgtaaatgcTACCAGAATTAGATGAGGGATCAGAAGTCTCAGTTTAGACTGAAGCCACCTCATTTAATTCCTGTAggcccatttatttatttttttggtccaTACCACGTGgttggcaggatcttagttcccagaccaggggttgaacccttacccttggcagtgagagcgcTATGTCctaaccagtgaaccaccagggaattcccctttgCTTATGTTTTTAACTAAATTAGTCAGTAAATGGCTGGGTCCCTTCActattcatctgaaactatcacaacattgttacttGACTATCctgatacaaaatgtttttggtgttaaaaaaaaatttaaattaaaaaaagagagatgacttTAAAGCTAAGTGAATTACtccttttttttctggctgtgtgacttgtggaatcttagtcccctgatcaggaattgaaccgaggcccccagcagtggaagcatggagttctaaccactggcctgccagagaagtccctgaattACTCCCCTTCTGCCTGGCTGAGTTATTTCACGTGTGCAGAAGGCAGTTAGATGGCATGAGAGACGGGATAACCGAAGGGCCTCCAAGGTGTACTTAACACCTCCCCCACCAGCCTCTGCTGAGCTCGCAGGGAAGAGCCTGTGGTCTGTTTCCAAATCTCCTGACCTAGTGTGAGAATGTCTCCTAACACATGTCACTTCAGTTTTCACAGACTTTCTCTTGTTTGCCAAGTAGGGAAGGAAAAGAACCTGATCTGTTAGAACTGTGTTTTCTTGAAACATTCAAGGAGCTCCTAATCTAGAACGTTCTTTTGGACACACCAAGTGGGATCCAGTTCTTGACCCAGGATCTagttcttgaccagggatcaaatgcgtgccccctgcagtggaagcttggagtcttaaccactggaccaccagggaccagTGGAACATTCCTTGCTTATCTCTGAACTTGTGTGTTTTAACCTAGCTTCCCCCCATATTCTATTATGAAAACACTAAGCCACCTAAACTTTTGAATTAACCCACTTTACCTGGATATAATATAGTAGAAAtagtaaatggaaataaaagagaatactTTGTAGGTGAAACGaccaaattgttttatttttatgtagggAAAAGTGGGTAGAATTGAACTGAGATCTTCACATCTTTGTGAAGATTGCTTGGTTGACGTGAGTAACACAGTGGAACAGTGTTTGTTTCCGGGAGGGGTCGGGTTTCTCGGTTTGTTAACACTTGGTCCCATCTAAAATGCCAGAGTTTGCCAGTGCATCTCATTTAGCCCTTGTACCAGTCTGAAGAGATGGTGAGTATCTTGAGACCTGTTTTATAGAGGGTGACACTGAGGTCTAGAAAGACTAACTTGCCCAGTGATGGGTTTGCTGAAGCTTCTATTCCCTCTTTACGGTTCTGGGAAGATGCCAGAATAGATAAACCCCAGGGCCTCATAAGCAGATGGATGAGAGAGCAGGATTGTGGGCTTTGTGTTGAGCATAAGAGCCATTGTTGCCTTTAGGTTGAACGGTTTCCTGACAATGGTGTTTGGGGTTGAGGCTTAGCTCACGCAGGCTCAGGTGGCCACTGGGCAAGTGGACTAAGGCCAGGTGCTTAAGTGGACAGCTCGAGTCAGGGCAGTTAAGCAGTgggtggatggggaggggggttgggAGATGGGCATCTCAAAATGGGAGTGAGAATGTGACAAGGCCCTGAGCTGCGGTCCCAGGAAGCAGCAACCTCAAAAGGAGGTTTTAGTCAATGAGGTGAAGTACTTGGAGCTTGTTAGGAACCCAGCAGTTTCTCAATAAAAGATATTAAGATTGTGTGCTTAGCTTCCAAGTGATCACCTTGATCTCTTTCCCCAGTGGTCACTACAAACCATTTTATAGGTGATGGCTCTTGTTTCATGGACAGTGGTCACATCTTAATCTGTTCTCATTTTTATGGCCAGGTTAGTTAGAAGAAATGTGGATGATGTTTATTCTCATTAGAACAGTGACTGGGTATATTTCCCAACTGCCATTTTTTGAACCATGGGAAAATACCTTGAATTGTAGTGACTTTGAATGCACAAGTTTCATAAAAGTTAGAGTATTTCAGAATATCAGAAGGTCTTGTGTCTAGTGGAGTTCTCAAGTGTTCTTTCTCTGCAGGTATTTGAAATATCTtaccaaaaaatatttgaagaagaatAATCTACGAGATTGGTTACGCGTAGTCGCTAACAGCAAAGAAAGTTACGAATTGCGTTACTTCCAGATTAATCAagatgaagaagaggaggaagatgaggatTAAAACTCAATCTGGAATATTTGTATAAgttcttaaataaaatttatcaacTGAAATGGTGGTTTTCCTTGTATCTCTGCAGTGTGGACTGAACAAAATTGGAAATCTTAGTAAAAAGGCTTCACCTGGGCTGCCTCTcacttgtttttaaactttttttctgctTAAAGATTTCAATTCTTGTGGTAGAAATAGCAAAACAGAGCTAAGGCTCCTTCGAGGGAACTGACTCTTGTGTGACACTGAGtaggtggaggagggcatggggatTGGGGGTGAGTCAGTtactattttacagaaaaagggTGAGTCAGTTCCATTTGGTACCTCTCAAAGACTGAGGAATACAAACGTGGCAACTCCCGATTCACTGCAGGCAGAACCAGGGACTTGATTTTGAGGTTCTCTTGTTTTGGAAATGTGGCAGTGTCGAAGAAATGCAGGATTCTGGGGCAGTTTTGTGATTCTGTCTTCATTTTGTGATCATAAATTACTCTTGATACACATGGTTACTATGTATGCTAACCCTTTTTCTTCCCATGGAAATAAAATGTGGTCCTTCAGTGTTGTCTTGTATTCTGTCCCCCTCAGGAAAGGGTCTGAGGAGTGGCTCTTTTAAAAGTCCCAGGTGTTGGATTAAGGAAAGGTCTACACTATAGGAATTTGTAAAATAATTGTTTCTGCAAGTCTTTGCAGCGAACTGTCATTCTGACCCCAGCAGGGGGAGCTGGAGATGAGGTGTAGT is a genomic window of Bos indicus isolate NIAB-ARS_2022 breed Sahiwal x Tharparkar chromosome 16, NIAB-ARS_B.indTharparkar_mat_pri_1.0, whole genome shotgun sequence containing:
- the RPL22 gene encoding large ribosomal subunit protein eL22, which gives rise to MAPVKKLVAKGGKKKKQVLKFTLDCTHPVEDGIMDAANFEQFLQERIKVNGKAGNLGGGVVTIERSKSKITVTSEVPFSKRYLKYLTKKYLKKNNLRDWLRVVANSKESYELRYFQINQDEEEEEDED